GAAACAACTCCCATGTCAGCATCTCATTTACATTAGTTATTTGGGTACAAGAGGCCCCGCCCATTTGCAGACTGAGGATAAATAGAAGCAGAACATTTATTCCGGCATCACTGCTACTGGAGAGACAGGTAAGGGAGACATTATACTGAAGGAGTCGGGACAGTGGGTTAGTGTGGCCTTTAATCAGTGGCACTGATATTCCCTCTTCCCCTCCCATAGGTCAGAATGCTGCTCAACTCTCCAATCAGGCTGCTCGTGGCACTCGGTAAGTAAATTCTGATAACAGCGACCTTTATTATATTACTGAGTCATGGTTTTAttacaatgtaaaaatgtatatgcaATACAAACTTTATCTCATGGAAACAGGGGGCAGTTTGAATATAATCACTTACAAATTCTGTTCTATTTCTGAAAAAGAGCGACTGCATTGTCCCCCTCTCAGCAATGTGTCTgcctacatgcagctttgtgtcggAGTCGGTTATTATGAAAGACAGTTAGCTCTAATATAATGTCAGGCAAAGGGAACTCACCCCAATGTAtcgtatgtaatgtatgtaacaatattTATAGATTTGTATTCTTgcccagtaacccatggcaaccaaaccgTTGCTTTTAATGAACCAGAGCCATTAGAAATACATGTAAGAATGAAATATATGGTTCCTTGGTATATGTTACTGGGCTGCGGCAAACTGTGCCCATGGGACAACACAAACCTTACTACTGGCAGCAAGAGCCCCGGGGGATAAATATCAAACTGGGGGGGAAgttttggggggcagtgggggtgggagggggggcTGCACCAGGGATAAGGAGAATACAGTTTAGACATGAGTTTTGCTGCAACAAATGTGCATTATCAGACTCAgctaaaataactgaaaatgtgtatttttcccCTTTTGTGCAGCGCTCACAGCGACACTGGTGGTATCACAGGATGAAGGTAAGAGATTCATTtcctaaatatgtatttaaaggggaagttcagttAAATTGGAATCTTATCATGATGTGGCGGATACTATTTTTGGGCAGAAGTCcagaatactaaggggcacaaaagcgtGCAACTTGGCGCTTATTCCTGCTTGGCTtgtggcagtgggggggggggggggggggcagaggggactGGGCTCCATAGTAACAGCTCCTAAAGGGCCCTTGGGAAATGGGCAGTTTGGTGCTTATGGAAATTCCATATCAGTCAGGAGCCACATTGGGATCCTTATACTTCTGGGTCCCCTAGGAGCCACGGGGCCCCCTCTCTCTGTTATAGTATGTGCTCGGCATTAATATCCAGTAGTATAAGAAATATAATATTAGAAGTTTAACTCACAGATCCAATGTATATAACAGAGCTGTGTATAAGAGCAGCAGAACATTTCCGCTTGTCCCGGTACCTGACACATCTCTCTGCTCTCCCCGTACAGAACAAAGTTGCCCAGACAACGAGCAGTGGTACCAAGAAAAGCCCTGTTTGCAGCTCTGTGGGGCCCAAGAGAAATGCATATATAGGCCTGGATCTGGCTGTGATTGCAAACCCGGATATACCAAGCAGACTCTCGACTCTCCGTGTAtcccaaaaaatgaatgtatcaTCTGTGAAGAGCTGAAAGTCTATACCCCCTGCAATAAGTTCTGCCCACCTACCTGCAAGCCCAAAGGGTGCATTGAAATATGCGCCCCGGGGTGTATATGCAAACAAGGATACGCGTGGCACAATGAAAAGTGCATCCCTGAGTCAGAGTGTCCCAAATAATAACATGAAAACTGGAAAACTACTAAATGTTACCCCAATAATTAGTACTTGGGCGGGACTGTGCCAAATGGATCCTACGGTTGGGCGGGTTGGCACGTTACAATAAAAGAAATTTATCACaaaactgagtgaaactgaatTTTTTCATAAAAGTTACCAGGGAGTCCCATGAACATATAAAGAAGAAGCCGAAGGCCAAGTactttcatacaggtcatgggactccgaggtgacttctaatatccttatatgttacagcAGGGAGCAcgttatttcttataatacacacgtttcagtgagtcatgtgacacaaatgacatcactaaggacCTAATGACATCACTCAGCACCATCTATAAGGATATCCATGGCTTTTGGgcatcatattaaaaatatagaaGCAGTTGGTTAAGAAATGATCTCTTTGCAGTTCCTCGGATCATCTCTACCTTCAGTTCTGTTTATATGGGTCATAAGTTCTTATAGCAAGcgtaatatattgcattaaacccAGAGCACGTACAGTAAGTAATCAGGgtcactttaaggtaccagtgggcccagaccAAAGATCTGATTGTTGGGCCCCCACAACCACCCCCAGATACCTGTATTCATCCCCCAAGCTGAAAAAGCTTGAACATATtgagcaaaaaaataagaaatagccTGTACTTAGTGAGTTAAATATGAGATCCAGGCGCTGCCCTAGACCAACAGTGTTGCAGCAGATAAACCCAAATCCCATAAACAAAATAGTTATGTTGAGCTCTTCCAGATAATTAAAATGAGGCTCTACCATTTCTAGGGGATCCCTCACTCAACCGTTTATAGCGGTTGATGGGTTTGATGGTGGGCCCTGAGCAATAGCCCCTTTTGACCATTTATTAAAAAGGCCCTGTAAGCAAATAATTGATTTATGTAATCACCATGGTTCAAAAATTTGGAGCTGGCCATACCAAAAAAGATTTTCGCTcgatgtgtgggctccaaattatcaccccaataattttcttaccatgccaattggtcgtttagtcgatcggacaggttagaaaattttggtcccCTAACgaaaaaatctgtgcatgttccatttaataataataataattaacttgTCCATCTTTTCCATTCACTGGCGAGAAACCCCTTTGGATTGATTTCAGACTCTCACTCAGGAGGGCACTCATTGGGCAGAACATAGGGCCGGAGCTGCCATTTTGAAAGATATAGGGTTCATTGGGCAGATATTTTGTGAGTTTCTAAAGTTCTGAAAATTCAAGGGAAAGGCAGTTCCACAGGATTCCCAGACTGGATTAGGCGGGCAGCTCTCCTCTGTCAGATATAATACCATCGTAATTATGGGAATGCCTCATCTCTGCAttattgttacaggtatgggattggtaATATGTAACCCGTtctccaaaaagctctgaattatggggaaactatctcccatagactccattgtaatcacataattcccatttttaaaagtgattcctctttctctgtaaaaataaaacagtacctgtacttgatcccaactaagatataattaccccttattgggggcagaacagccctattgggtttatttaatggttaaatgattcccttttctctgtaataataaaacagtacctgtacttgatcccaactaagatataattaccccttattggggcagaacagcccttttgggtttatttaatggttaaatgattcccttttctctgtaataataaaacagtacctgtaattgatcccaactaagatataattaccccttattggggcagaacagccctattgggtttatttcatggttaaatgattcccttttctctgtaataataaaacagtacctgtacttgatcccaactaagatataattaccccttattggggcagaacagccctattgggtttatttcatggttaaatgattcccttttctctgtaataataaaacagtacctgtacttgatcccaactaagatataattaccccttattgggggcagaacagccctattgggtttatttcatggttaaatgattcccttttctctgtaataataaaacagtacttgtacttgatcccaactaagatataattacccctgattggggcagaacagccctattgggtttatttcatggttaaatgattcccttttctctgtaataataaaacagtacttgtacttgatcccaactaagatataattaccccttattggggcagaacagccctattgggtttatttaatggttaaatgattcccttttctctgtaataataaaacagtacctgtacttgatcccaactaagatataattaccccttattggggcagaacagccctattgggtttatttaatggttaaatgattcccttttctctgtaataataaaacagtacctgtacttgatcccaactaagatataattaccccttattggggcagaacagccctattgggtttatttaatggttaaatgattcccttttctctgtaataataaaacagtacctgtacttgatcccaactaagatataattaccccttattggggcagaacagccctattgggtttatttcatggttaaatgattcccttttctctgtaataataaaacagtacctgtacttgatcccaactaagatataattaccccttattggggcagaacagccctattgggtttatttaatggttaaatgattcccttttctctgtaataataaaacagtacctgtatttgatcccaacgaagatataattaccccttattggggcagaacagccctattgggtttatttaatggttaaatgattcccagtacctgtacttgatcccaacatgACTATTTAGTAGACTATGTATGGAGATAAAAATAACAGAACTACCTCTTATCCGGTCCcacacattctggataataggtcccatacctgtattcgtCAGTGTAACCCTATATGCAATTACAAAATGAAATTTTCACttaatttacaattttatttgaattacattttatctGTTTACAGTTCTTTGTTCTATTAACCACAAATCCCTGACATCTATGTGAGAGCCCTTAGGTACTATTAGTGGCTCTGTACTTACATTAGTAGGACTCGTTAGCCTGGAAGTGCCTCGCCCAATCATAACGACCCAGGCCGGCAGTATCTCTATGTGCTACACTGCAGTAAGTCCAATTATCGCACAGCCGAACAATTAAAGCAGTGACAGGACAGAATCCAATTAGAGCCGCAGTCTCTTTCCCAATGTTCTTGCATAATAACATACATTCATGTTGCacacaattatatattataagataTATATCCGGGAAGTTTTTATAATCTGTCAGTCACTCACATTAAGGGGCcgtttattaacatttgaatttaTTTACGTCCCATGCACAGACAGACTCACAGCCAGATACAGGGGGTAACTCAGGAACtagaagtaacatagtaagttgggttgaaaaaaaacatacgtccatcacgttcaacaataatgcctatatataacctgcctaactgctagttaaggAAGAGACGAACCCATAGCCTGGAAGTGTGAAACTGTGtggcttaaaggggatataaacccaaccataacgctgtcccacagcgccccctggttttgctatagaagttgctcaaaaacataattatagaagcaaggaaattccccaatgagaattctactgagcaacaatgtgactgtaagtgcaagagaagtgaccaatgagaatgctgattcccagcactgtgtcaggccccttgctggtaccttacatatagagataatgatggcatttttcccatcattatatggcacaggaatcagacatggggataaagggacagacttgttcagtgctgggaaactgtgcttattgctcccaactccaattgcaggaacagagaacagggagccggatttactcacatcagctgggattctcattgggggatttcttgcattttaatgccgttttattgggcaatattgctttaagaatacagccctgatgttgctggactacagctcccagcatgcctcacccttcattatatgttacattattctgggatttgtagtccggcaacagctgagtaacgtttggttgagccgcgctgccAGAGAGACTTTCAACATGGATGACGAGGAGCTGATTGAGTTATTATTCTGATGTAATAATTATTGGCTTTTGTTATAGACGGGAGGGAATGATCTTCCTGGAAACAACTCCCATGTCAGCATCTCATTTCCATTTCTGACTTTGACGGACAGTCCCTATTTTCATAACATTTGTCCCACAGAATTTATTGTCCCCCGAGTTTCTTGTTTCTTCAACTGGCCCAAATGCACAGCAGCGGGTATTTATTCCACAAGTacagcacatactgctaaataagtatatttaaatgaaaatgggttatttagatgcagcagggttttacatatgagctgtttatgcaatacagtatattgttatagagacctacattgtttggggggatagtttccctttaaagaaaattgcCTCTGTTTCTCAGACATTGTGATCTGTTTT
The sequence above is a segment of the Xenopus tropicalis strain Nigerian chromosome 7, UCB_Xtro_10.0, whole genome shotgun sequence genome. Coding sequences within it:
- the LOC100487636 gene encoding chymotrypsin inhibitor Ani s 6 yields the protein MLLNSPIRLLVALALTATLVVSQDEEQSCPDNEQWYQEKPCLQLCGAQEKCIYRPGSGCDCKPGYTKQTLDSPCIPKNECIICEELKVYTPCNKFCPPTCKPKGCIEICAPGCICKQGYAWHNEKCIPESECPK